One region of Actinomycetota bacterium genomic DNA includes:
- a CDS encoding glycosyltransferase family 4 protein, whose amino-acid sequence MAYRAAELAVGSGLQVRIAIVSPYGLDRPGGVQEQARGLTKHLTSAGHDVRLIGPGTSDGSWISTGGTTEVEANAAIAPVCLEPGAVAKVKESIVWAQVVHVHEPLVPVVGPAAWMGEGIPSVGTFHADPAAIVRGIYRFGGPLLAHLLGRIDALTAVSEEAARAIRSFVPHPLLIPNGVDVATFEVSDDRVPHRVAFVGRDDRRKGLDVLLQAWPRVLGTVPDAELVVVGARRDLQIPGVSFEGRVSEERKRSLLGSAAVYCGPNTGGESFGITLVEGMAASCAIVASDLPAFRSVAGPVAFYVRPGDAEDLATTLVDVLTDRARMRAMGEAARRRALRFDWSRVIPRWVRLYTEVSEGFARRHRR is encoded by the coding sequence ATGGCATATCGTGCAGCCGAACTGGCCGTCGGATCGGGGTTGCAGGTGAGGATCGCAATCGTGAGTCCATATGGCCTGGATCGACCCGGCGGTGTGCAGGAGCAGGCTCGTGGCCTGACGAAGCATCTGACATCCGCCGGTCACGATGTCCGTCTGATCGGTCCCGGGACGTCCGACGGATCCTGGATATCGACTGGAGGCACCACCGAGGTGGAAGCCAACGCGGCCATCGCTCCGGTCTGTCTCGAACCGGGGGCGGTTGCGAAGGTGAAAGAATCGATCGTCTGGGCGCAGGTCGTGCATGTTCACGAACCGCTCGTTCCCGTCGTCGGCCCCGCGGCGTGGATGGGTGAGGGGATACCTTCGGTGGGGACGTTCCATGCGGATCCGGCAGCGATCGTGAGAGGGATCTATCGATTTGGAGGGCCCCTGCTTGCACACCTGTTGGGCCGGATCGATGCCCTCACCGCAGTAAGTGAGGAAGCAGCGCGGGCCATTCGGAGTTTCGTGCCACACCCGCTGCTCATTCCCAACGGGGTCGACGTTGCCACATTCGAGGTTTCCGACGATCGTGTCCCTCATCGCGTTGCGTTCGTGGGAAGGGACGATCGGCGCAAGGGACTCGATGTTCTTCTGCAGGCGTGGCCTCGCGTCCTGGGGACGGTGCCCGACGCGGAACTCGTTGTCGTCGGCGCGCGTCGTGACCTGCAGATTCCCGGAGTGAGCTTCGAGGGGAGGGTATCCGAGGAGCGGAAGCGGTCCCTGCTCGGGTCTGCGGCGGTCTACTGCGGACCCAATACGGGAGGTGAGAGCTTCGGCATCACGCTGGTCGAGGGGATGGCTGCGAGCTGCGCGATAGTCGCTTCGGATCTCCCCGCGTTTCGCTCCGTCGCCGGGCCGGTCGCCTTCTATGTTCGTCCTGGGGACGCCGAGGATCTCGCGACCACTCTCGTGGATGTCCTCACCGATCGAGCACGCATGCGCGCGATGGGGGAAGCGGCGAGACGGCGGGCGTTGAGGTTCGACTGGAGTCGTGTGATCCCGCGTTGGGTCCGTCTCTACACGGAGGTGTCCGAAGGATTCGCACGTCGGCACCGTCGGTAG